From the genome of Flavobacterium ovatum, one region includes:
- the clpB gene encoding ATP-dependent chaperone ClpB produces the protein MNINKFTIKSQEVIQLSQQLTERAGQQQIENEHLFKAIFEVDENVAPFILKKLNVNVPLFLQILDSTIASFPKVSGGEVQFSRGTGTTLNEAENIAQKMNDEYVSIEHLLLAIFGSKSKVAQILKDQGVTEKGLKAAIDELRKGERVTSASAEETYNSLNKYAKNLNELAKAGKLDPVIGRDDEIRRVLQILTRRTKNNPMLVGEPGVGKTAIAEGLAHRIVDSDVPDNLKDKIVFSLDMGALIAGAKYKGEFEERLKAVVKEVTAAEGDIVLFIDEIHTLVGAGGGEGAMDAANILKPALARGELRAIGATTLDEYQKYFEKDKALERRFQKIIIEEPDTESAISILRGIKEKYETHHKVQIKDEAIIAAVELSQRYISNRFLPDKAIDLMDEAASKIRMEINSKPEELDILDRKVMQLEIEIEAIKREKDESKIKILGLDLANLKEERNQIYTKWKTEKDVVDNIQTVKTEIEDYKHEAERAERDGDYGKVAEIRYGKIKEAQERLDGFTKQLQDNQSGTSLIKEEVTREDIAEVVAKWTGIPVMKMLQGEREKLLHLEEELHRRVVGQEEAIEAVSDAVRRSRAGLQDMKKPVGTFLFLGTTGVGKTELAKALAEYLFDDENAMTRIDMSEYQERHSVSRLVGAPPGYVGYEEGGQLTEAVRRRPYSVILLDEIEKAHPDTFNILLQVLDEGRLTDNKGRLADFKNTIIIMTSNMGSQIIQEKFDNMKGSIEAATELAKTEVLGLLKQTVRPEFINRIDEIVLFTPLTVANITQIVEIQLKSVTKMLALQGIVMDATPQAIEYLSQKGFDPQFGARPVKRVIQREVLNKLSKEILANKIATDSIILLDAFDGELVFRNQTDSSI, from the coding sequence ATGAACATCAATAAATTTACCATAAAATCGCAAGAAGTTATTCAGCTCTCGCAACAGCTCACAGAACGAGCTGGTCAACAACAAATCGAAAACGAACACCTCTTCAAAGCTATTTTTGAGGTGGACGAAAACGTAGCTCCTTTTATTTTGAAGAAACTCAATGTGAATGTGCCGTTGTTTTTGCAAATCTTGGACAGCACCATTGCCAGTTTCCCAAAAGTTTCGGGTGGCGAAGTGCAGTTTTCGAGAGGAACAGGAACCACTTTGAACGAAGCCGAAAACATTGCACAAAAAATGAACGATGAATACGTTTCTATCGAACATTTACTATTGGCAATTTTTGGTTCGAAAAGCAAAGTAGCGCAAATCTTGAAAGACCAAGGCGTAACCGAAAAAGGCCTAAAAGCCGCCATCGACGAATTACGAAAAGGAGAAAGAGTAACCTCTGCATCTGCCGAGGAAACCTATAATTCTTTGAACAAATACGCCAAAAACCTCAACGAATTGGCCAAAGCCGGAAAACTCGACCCCGTAATTGGGCGTGATGACGAAATTCGACGTGTGTTGCAAATCCTTACCCGTAGAACCAAAAACAACCCCATGTTGGTGGGTGAACCTGGTGTGGGTAAAACCGCCATTGCTGAGGGATTGGCGCATAGAATTGTGGATAGCGATGTGCCAGACAACCTAAAAGATAAAATCGTATTTTCTCTCGATATGGGTGCTTTGATTGCTGGAGCCAAATATAAAGGAGAATTTGAAGAACGTCTAAAAGCAGTCGTAAAAGAAGTGACCGCTGCCGAAGGAGATATTGTTCTTTTCATTGACGAAATTCATACGCTTGTAGGTGCAGGTGGCGGCGAAGGTGCGATGGATGCCGCCAATATTTTGAAACCCGCTTTGGCTCGTGGCGAACTCCGTGCGATTGGGGCAACGACTTTGGACGAATACCAAAAGTATTTCGAAAAAGACAAAGCCCTAGAACGTCGTTTTCAGAAAATTATCATCGAAGAACCCGATACCGAAAGTGCGATTTCGATTCTGCGTGGTATCAAAGAAAAATACGAAACACACCATAAAGTACAAATCAAAGACGAGGCGATTATTGCCGCTGTAGAGTTGTCGCAACGCTATATTTCGAACCGATTTTTACCAGACAAAGCCATTGATTTAATGGACGAAGCGGCATCCAAAATCCGAATGGAAATCAACTCCAAACCAGAAGAACTGGATATTTTGGATCGAAAAGTAATGCAACTCGAAATCGAAATCGAAGCCATCAAGCGTGAAAAAGACGAAAGTAAAATTAAGATTCTAGGTCTTGACCTGGCCAACCTCAAAGAAGAGCGCAACCAAATTTACACCAAATGGAAAACGGAAAAAGATGTCGTAGACAACATTCAAACCGTAAAAACTGAAATCGAAGATTACAAACATGAGGCCGAACGTGCCGAGCGTGATGGCGATTACGGAAAAGTAGCCGAAATACGTTACGGAAAAATCAAAGAAGCACAAGAACGATTGGACGGATTTACCAAGCAATTGCAAGACAACCAATCGGGAACTTCGTTGATAAAAGAAGAAGTAACCCGTGAAGACATTGCAGAAGTAGTTGCCAAATGGACCGGAATTCCAGTCATGAAAATGCTTCAAGGCGAGCGCGAAAAACTACTGCATCTTGAGGAAGAATTGCACCGCCGCGTGGTAGGACAAGAAGAAGCCATTGAGGCCGTGAGTGATGCCGTGCGTCGTTCTCGTGCCGGATTGCAAGACATGAAAAAACCAGTAGGAACCTTCCTTTTCTTAGGAACCACCGGAGTCGGAAAAACCGAGTTGGCAAAAGCCTTGGCTGAGTATCTTTTTGATGACGAAAACGCCATGACCCGTATCGATATGAGCGAGTACCAAGAACGCCACAGCGTGAGCCGTTTGGTGGGTGCACCTCCGGGATATGTGGGTTATGAAGAGGGTGGTCAGCTGACCGAAGCCGTGCGCCGTCGCCCCTATTCTGTCATTTTGCTTGATGAGATCGAGAAAGCACATCCAGATACTTTCAACATCCTATTGCAAGTATTAGACGAAGGGCGTTTGACAGACAACAAAGGACGTTTGGCCGACTTTAAAAACACCATTATCATCATGACCTCCAACATGGGAAGCCAGATTATCCAAGAGAAATTTGACAACATGAAGGGTAGCATAGAAGCAGCAACCGAGCTCGCCAAAACCGAAGTTTTAGGATTACTAAAACAAACCGTTCGCCCCGAGTTCATCAACCGTATCGACGAGATTGTACTGTTCACGCCGCTTACCGTGGCCAACATCACTCAAATTGTAGAGATACAGCTCAAGTCGGTAACCAAAATGTTGGCGCTGCAAGGCATCGTCATGGACGCCACACCACAAGCCATCGAGTACCTTTCGCAAAAAGGTTTCGACCCGCAATTTGGTGCCCGCCCAGTCAAAAGAGTCATCCAGCGAGAAGTCCTCAACAAACTCTCCAAGGAAATTCTAGCCAACAAAATCGCAACCGACAGCATCATCCTATTGGATGCCTTCGACGGCGAATTGGTCTTCAGAAACCAAACAGACTCGAGTATTTAA
- a CDS encoding methyltransferase: MEQNENHPTAENIMKIGTGFWASKILLSAVKFQIFTTLAEKKSMSAKDIKTHLGLKCTDRNVYDYLDALTTFGFLNREGLLETAKYSNHNDTNFFLDKNKPSYIGGMLEMLNNRLYNFWGNLEDGLLTGLPQNEAKSGGNLFEALYSDADRLKEFIHAMSGIQMGNFMAFAQAYDFSKSKTMLDVGGSGAMLSLMVAKHQTHMSCVSWDLPAVAPIANENIQKFQLQDRVKTANGDFFKDSLPTADIIVMGNILHDWDEETKLMLMKKAFDALPSGGVFVAIEGIIDDERNKNVFGMMMSINMLIETGKGFDYTFADFNKWAKAVGFTSTKIIQLAGPSSAAIAFK, encoded by the coding sequence ATGGAACAGAACGAAAATCATCCAACAGCTGAAAACATCATGAAAATTGGGACAGGATTTTGGGCCTCTAAAATTCTTTTGTCAGCTGTAAAATTTCAAATCTTTACAACACTTGCCGAAAAAAAATCAATGTCGGCTAAGGACATTAAAACTCATTTAGGTTTAAAATGCACCGACAGAAATGTGTATGATTATTTAGATGCGCTTACCACTTTTGGTTTCCTTAATCGTGAAGGTTTGTTGGAAACCGCAAAGTATTCGAACCACAACGACACCAATTTTTTCTTAGATAAAAACAAACCATCATATATTGGTGGGATGTTAGAAATGCTTAATAATCGTCTTTATAATTTCTGGGGAAATTTAGAAGATGGACTGCTTACTGGATTGCCACAAAACGAAGCAAAAAGCGGAGGGAATTTATTTGAAGCTCTTTATTCCGATGCCGATAGATTGAAAGAATTTATTCACGCCATGAGTGGTATCCAAATGGGGAACTTTATGGCTTTTGCTCAAGCGTACGATTTCTCTAAATCTAAAACAATGCTTGATGTAGGTGGTTCAGGTGCTATGCTTTCGCTGATGGTTGCTAAACATCAAACACATATGTCTTGTGTTTCGTGGGATTTACCAGCAGTTGCGCCCATCGCAAACGAAAACATTCAAAAATTTCAATTACAAGACAGAGTTAAGACTGCCAATGGTGATTTCTTTAAAGATTCATTACCAACAGCCGACATTATAGTGATGGGGAATATTTTGCACGATTGGGATGAAGAAACAAAACTGATGTTAATGAAAAAAGCATTTGATGCCTTACCAAGTGGTGGAGTATTTGTAGCCATAGAAGGTATTATTGATGACGAAAGAAACAAGAATGTTTTTGGAATGATGATGAGTATAAATATGCTTATTGAAACCGGAAAAGGGTTTGACTACACCTTTGCCGACTTTAATAAATGGGCTAAAGCTGTAGGCTTTACATCAACTAAAATAATTCAATTGGCTGGACCATCAAGTGCAGCCATCGCTTTCAAGTAA
- a CDS encoding GNAT family N-acetyltransferase gives MSFFAENPSLKSLVAEQENLLIGNATFIKQFSTWDAHFYIYLDCLYLKEHTREKGLEKMIIQKIKEYCKSQNCTIAP, from the coding sequence ATTTCTTTTTTTGCAGAAAATCCGAGTTTAAAATCTTTGGTTGCAGAACAAGAAAACTTGCTAATCGGTAATGCAACATTTATAAAACAGTTTTCGACTTGGGATGCCCATTTTTACATCTACCTTGACTGTCTATACCTCAAAGAACATACAAGAGAAAAAGGTCTAGAAAAAATGATAATACAAAAGATTAAAGAATATTGCAAATCTCAAAATTGCACTATTGCTCCATAA
- a CDS encoding DUF262 domain-containing protein: MKLIEQIDIQPQTAKWLYDLSQKGLLEVDNSFQRNYVWIEKNQIQLIESILIGYPIPEIYLWNTGTDENTGDTKYSIIDGQQRCGAVFQYIANTFKLKASSLNENNPKKTTIQDRFFKDLEADDKKAIWSYVFSVRLVRNQVQRTAIVNMFLRLNSNNMTLNPQELRNAEFEGEFMLLSSELAELDFWEDNKLFGIADRRRMRDVSFVSTLLVFLKKGIEEDIGNSNLNQIYDLYNDDYTDKQTDIDKFKVILDEINTIIDGNTERIKILKRQVHFYTLFTVVFDILNSQPNLTERQIANYRDFIDNYENEVLLAQYYPELISEIYDYKSLVKEGTRQKTNRFSRHLHLKKIINK, from the coding sequence ATGAAATTAATTGAACAAATTGACATTCAACCTCAAACAGCAAAATGGCTATATGATTTAAGCCAAAAAGGACTATTAGAAGTTGATAATTCTTTTCAAAGAAATTATGTGTGGATAGAAAAAAACCAAATTCAATTAATCGAATCAATATTAATTGGCTACCCTATTCCTGAAATATATTTATGGAATACGGGAACTGATGAAAATACAGGAGACACTAAATATTCAATAATTGACGGACAACAAAGATGCGGAGCTGTATTTCAATATATTGCTAATACATTTAAACTAAAAGCTTCAAGTTTAAACGAAAACAATCCTAAAAAAACTACTATTCAAGATAGATTTTTTAAAGATTTAGAAGCTGATGACAAAAAGGCAATTTGGTCATATGTATTCTCTGTTAGACTAGTAAGAAATCAAGTACAAAGAACCGCTATTGTAAATATGTTTCTTAGATTGAACAGTAATAATATGACATTAAATCCTCAAGAATTAAGAAATGCTGAATTCGAAGGGGAATTTATGCTTTTATCATCTGAGTTAGCCGAGCTTGATTTTTGGGAAGACAATAAACTTTTTGGTATTGCAGATCGAAGAAGAATGAGAGATGTATCATTTGTAAGTACTCTATTAGTCTTTCTAAAAAAGGGAATAGAAGAAGATATAGGAAACTCTAATTTGAATCAGATATACGATTTATACAATGATGACTATACAGATAAGCAAACTGATATAGATAAATTTAAGGTGATTTTAGATGAAATAAATACAATAATTGATGGCAATACTGAGCGAATTAAAATATTAAAAAGGCAGGTTCATTTTTACACGTTATTCACTGTTGTTTTTGATATTTTAAACAGTCAACCAAATTTAACTGAAAGACAAATTGCAAATTACAGAGACTTCATTGATAACTATGAAAATGAAGTCCTTTTAGCACAGTATTATCCTGAATTAATTTCAGAAATTTATGATTATAAATCACTAGTCAAAGAAGGTACAAGACAAAAGACTAACCGATTTAGTAGACATCTTCATTTAAAGAAAATAATCAATAAATGA
- a CDS encoding TlpA disulfide reductase family protein — protein MNLRNIKKSTVHNIIFFVFIGLLLFSPIGTFVKVQLNRLIAFSPKTIAVTDQKKLSSYEWQLMDASGKTVSLKDYKGKIIFINFWATWCPPCIAEMPSMQKLYDDYQNKIVFLFVTNDDFTKTNAFLTKQNLNLPIYKAAGNPPLELESSTIPATYVIDAHGNIVLAKIGTADWNSDSFRKELDVYIGE, from the coding sequence ATGAATTTAAGAAATATAAAAAAATCCACCGTTCACAACATAATTTTCTTCGTGTTCATTGGTTTACTATTGTTCAGCCCTATAGGAACGTTTGTAAAAGTGCAATTGAACCGATTAATAGCGTTCTCCCCAAAAACAATTGCGGTTACGGATCAAAAGAAACTCTCTAGCTACGAGTGGCAGTTGATGGATGCTAGCGGAAAGACGGTTTCGCTAAAAGATTATAAGGGCAAAATTATATTCATTAATTTTTGGGCTACTTGGTGTCCTCCCTGTATTGCTGAGATGCCGAGTATGCAGAAGTTATATGACGATTATCAAAACAAAATCGTATTCTTGTTTGTTACCAATGACGACTTTACGAAAACAAATGCTTTTTTGACTAAACAGAATTTAAACTTACCCATCTATAAAGCTGCTGGCAATCCTCCTTTAGAATTGGAGTCTTCGACAATTCCAGCTACTTATGTCATTGATGCGCATGGCAATATTGTTTTGGCTAAAATTGGAACAGCAGACTGGAACAGTGACTCCTTTCGAAAAGAATTAGATGTATACATAGGTGAATGA